Below is a window of Neodiprion virginianus isolate iyNeoVirg1 chromosome 4, iyNeoVirg1.1, whole genome shotgun sequence DNA.
TCCGTAGCTCGTCcggatttttgaaatttcgaccGGTCGAGACTTGTTTCTAGCGCCGCGCGGCAGCATCTCACATTTCACGCACGTGTGATAACATGGTCATAACAACGCATTTAGCGGTATTTATTAAAGAAAAGCCTCTTAGCGTGACTTTGTCCCACGGACTACTGTAAATCTGCTTTATTCTAATAGTTGATCTTCCCTAACCTCAGGATATCAATCTCAAAATAAACGAGCTTTTCTACTCAGAACTTTATTCAATACATCAACAActagtttttatttatttggcGTCTTATAAATTGAGCATTAATgtatattctttttcattttcgccATCTACCAACGTAGTTTGGATTCCGCCGAGATGTGCCGCTATTTTTACTTTTGATTACCTTAGGTGATATCAGAAGAGTATTCGTTTCAGacgaaaatcactttttctaatttcaacgaatgcTTAGGTTTTACGATCTTCTAGAATCCGAAAAACAAGTCTTGTGACATATGTCGGTTTGTCCGATAAACTCTTGCGATAATCTCAGAgacgaatcgatgaaaaaattggaaacttACAGGATTTTATAATCAAATGATGGGTATCAAAAATTGCCATGTCCCGTTTAATTGGAACTTCCAGTTCTACCTGAAATTAACCGATTCCACCGATTCTTAATgtttaatcgaaaaaatctATAGTATCTCTTTTTTATTACTCTTCCTAAATCAACAATCATGTTTTTCTaagtttattaattttaccaAATCTTACCGTCTGTCGGCCTATCGACTTGTCCGGACAAACTACCGTGATGATTTCGGAAACCTCGAAAACACGATGTGCGTTGCCAGCCGATGCCACTAGTTGTCTACAGGCATGCTCCAGTACCAAATAGATGGCGTTAATAGTCATATGATACGATAATATGTATTAACATGGAATGATCGCACGCTACGTTACTAATAGTTATCGCCTGTGACTAACAACGCATATGAATGTCACTCACGGCATTTGCAATCAGTAGCGTTACAACAAGCGGGTAGTGTTGTGTTTGTCGGACgttttttatgtaaataaataatagtttTCATGGTGAAGTTTAATACACTTACCGATTacgaaagaaataaatctATGATCTGGTGACATTAATTAACGGTATGTAGTGATTTATTTTACcacaatgaaaaatatatcagaTTCTATTCTTCGTCATACACTAATTTATCTTATCAGTTTTTAAACTTTAAGTAcaaaaaatctgatttcatcatcattcgatttatttcatttatattattgtCTGAATGCATACTTAAACGTACCGCATCTAAAAATCTCTGTCTTTTAAGTCCCACTGGACATTCCACTCTTCATATTgtaagagaataaaaaaaaaaatggtatttACCGGAAAAATTTAATCTGCTTTGTTGCAGCCATAACTTCTCCTGTAGCATGGTTTCAAAGAATTGTTTATTGAATTactttactttattttcaagGTGAAAACACTGTCATTATGCAGAGTATTGGTATATTTCTCGTGGTGCCGCTACTCCTCATAAATTTCAGCCAAGCCTCATCTCCAACACTTCCATCACTACAACCTATTGTCATTAATGGCAATTATTCAACAACTTATACGAGGGAAATAAACACTTACATTGAATATGTGTTTGTGTACAGTGAAAGCAATGTAATTATTCTGTATATTGAATTCAGTATTGTAGAAaatcagaatttttattacttcacACATACAGTAAAGAATGTACCAATTGTACTGTTCatattttgtaacaaaatttcacTGGTTGTAGATAACATCTTTAGATGGTGCTCGTATAACAGTTCAGAGCAATGCCAACAGCAGTCTTCCTTTAATTGTTGTCGTTCGTCAACAAAAGGGAATCTTGTCTTGGCAAATTCCCCTGTTTGTTAAAACTGTCGATGATGTTCTCAAATACAACACAACAAGTCGAACATTGTGTCCAACAAATGATTATCAAAGATTGGGCTCTAAAGACCAAAATGAATTCGTAACTGTTAGTATTTCGACTGCAAGTATATCAAACATCAGCTTCAGCATGAGTGTCTTTCCATCTAATGACTTCTATATGCAGTaagttataaattattttatataattgtaACATCTTGCCATAACTACCTTTGTTCCTTGTTAACACCTGATAGAGGGTTTGATCATATTTGCGTTAGAAAAccattgaaataataacaaagtgaaacaattttaattttagcCCTGGAGAGATTAGAAATGTAATTATCTCCCCGGCAGAACCAATTTATTATGGGTTCAAATTTTCTGGAGAAATGGAAAGTTCTTCGGTATTGATGCAAGTGGAGTCTGATAGCGATACCTGCATGACAGTCTCCATTCAGAATATTTCAGTGAGTGCACTCCATTAAaggcatgtttttttttaattaatttggATGTGGATCATTTACCTTCAgctcaaaaaattttatatgatTTTGGACTTGATATGTAATCTGTATAAACAGGCATAGTGGAACCTCGTTATTGCACAGCTGACCTGAGTGTCTGTCTTATAGCGAAGATCTTACTCTTCTGCAGTTCATTCGGGAGCAGAAGTATGTAGTCACTGTAGTAGCCATGCTATGGCCCAGCTAGCAAGGGACTTGCATCTATCCCATATAATGTGCGAGAACACCTTGTCAGAAGAAGGAGGTCGCTCAGCTGCGTAGGGGAGAATTGTTTTAAACTAGGATGCGTAATAACGAGGTCCCAATCTCCTAAGAATTTTTAGTCGTAGAAAAATAAGCATGAGGTTGTGAACTTCCTTTTAAATAgtgagattttattttctagtGTCCGGTATTTGATCTGGAAAGAAACATTCAGTTCTCTGGATACTGGCAAACAGTGAGCCGAAAAGGTGGCATCACCATACCGGTGAGCATTGTAATTTCTATATGCAGAATTATTTAATGTCTTAGTCGTACATTGAACTGgtattctgaaaaaattatccagACGCATTTATCAACCTTGTCTCTAGTTCAGATATAATAATGAGTTATATTTTCAGAGAGAAAGGTATCCGCGTGGCTTCTTTGTAGTTTTGGTAGTAAAAGGAGATGACAGTGACTGTAAGGGAAATCAAGTGCAGAGTCATCCAGGAACTAAAAAAGTGTCATTATCCATAGAACCAAGCATAACAAAACAGGACTATATATTTGCTTCCTCCATAGTTGTATCAGTTTTAATAGGATTTTGCATTTTCTATATCATCGGAGTTATTGCATTCAGGATCAGAGAGGGTAGAATGTTAAGAGAACAACTACTATCCGATCAAGACGAAGCAGAGCGAACACACAGTACCGAGGGTCCATCTTCAATGGGCGAGGTAACatacaataaataaagttaGTGTAAACTGTCATCTGGTTGTTGccatcaaataattttcaaaaggtATTTAAAACTTTCAGCTCGGCCCTAGTCAATGGGCTTCCATAGACGAAGACTCTTCTTTGGATGAAGATGACATAGATATGTTGGAGGACGCACTTTCTGACAAAGAAATTATAAGAACTAGACGAGTGCTCTCAGTTTGTGATCTTGCTCGAAAAGATCCTCGAATTTTGAGGCATAAATCTCGTTTGTACGTATATTATCTCGGTACTATAGCCGTATTTTATACGCTACCAGTTATTCAATTGGTTGTGACCTACCAGCAAGTTCTGCATGTGACTGGCAATCAAGATTTGTGCTACTACAATTTTTTGTGCGCGCATCCTCTGGGACTGTTGTCGGACTTCAATCATGTCTTTTCGAACTTAGGATACGTGATTCTAGGCTTATTGTTTATACTTCTTACCTATGTCAGAGAACATAGAGAAacaaatgaagaaagaaataaaagttttggCATACCGCAACATTATGGGTTGTTCTATGCTATGGGTGCTGCCCTTATTATGGAAGGCGTTTTATCAGGCAGTTATCACGTCTGCCCGAATCACAGCAATTTCCAATTCGGTACGTTTGTATCAATCGACGGAAATTATATTTCAGGCCAGCTTTCAAAACTGAGATTTGGAATTTGATAAACTTTCATGTTTCCtacaaacaaaattcaatatcgATTTTCTGGgttattacaaaataattttaactTCGTATCAGGCCTCACAATCATACGCGATAAAAGAAAACTTCTTAATATATGCTATCATAATTGTCTTTATTTTTAGACACAAGTTTCATGTATATAATGGCGGTTCTCTGCATGGTGAAGATCTATCAGACGCGACATCCTGACATCAATGCACGAGCCCCGGTTACATTTGGTGTTCTAGCATTTGCTATTTTCCTAGGTTTAATCGGGGTTCTAGATggttcgaaatatttttggataatatttacaatcatACATCTTACCGCTTGCTTAGCTCTGACGGCACAGATTTATTACATGGGTCGATGGAGATTTGATAGAGGACTACCTCTGAGAGTTTTTGTGGTaagaaataatcaaattaGAAGATTGCTAAATAAATACAAagttcgtttgaaattttatatggTTTAGTTTAACACGGATATATGTGTCACAATAAGTTAATATTATAACACTTTCTGATCAGATAATGAGACACGATGCTCGTGCTGGCGTCACGAATTTGCTACGGCCAGTATATGGTGGAAGATTAGTGCTATTAATTATTGCCAATGTCTGTAATGTGCTGCTGGCAGTATATGGGAATATGCATCACGATAAAGACTTTGACACTTACTTATTGGCAGTATTAATGGCTAATCTACTTCTCTACACTTTCTTCTACATTGTAATGAAGGTATGTCTTAACtctaatattataattttgaatccAACATGCAGTTGTCTCACCTAAGAATTGTATCATGGTGTTACTTATCgttaattgataaatcttaAACCATTAATTACAATTACCTGCTGATATACATTGAAATAcgttacaaaatatatatttattttttagcTGTGCCACCGAGAGCGAATCTTACTACAACCTCTTATCTACATTATTCTATCTTTCTTGACTTGGGCAGCAGCCATGTACTTTTTCATTCGCAAATCAATATCCTGGGCCCTAACTCCTGCACAATCTAGAATTTATAATAAGCCGTGcgaattgttaaatttttttgacccgCATGATATTTGGCACTTCTTATCAGCTTTAGCTATGTTCTTCTCATTTATGGTGCTATTAACATTAGATGATGATTTAGTGGACGTACATAGAAGTCAGATTCCCGTcttttagaaaaaaaggtCGTAGTTAATTGTgaacaattatttaaatttatgtCAATGGACTTAGTTCCTATGCCATCGCAGCAATCACAGCAAATTGGTGCATAGATTATTCCTTttacattttcgaatttataatttgtatattatcatcattgtaCATATTGTAATGAATTTATATAAGTTTTTAAAATACGGAGTTGCGCGTGACAAAACGATATTATATACAATCCGTCGTGTTGGTGATGAGTGAAGAACTAAAGAAAccaaacttaaaaaaaaattttatgcgatttttctaaaaataaatatattatctCTTTATATTCccaatttttcatattacaATGTAGGTAATGAACACTGCCATAGCAAATATGCACATCAAGAACATGTACATTATTCCAGCACGATAtttatcatttaaaaaattcgactgacttggaaaaatgatttcattttaCATATATCAGTAAATAATTactaattgaaattttctataaacgctgtattttttttttcatctttagTTATAACAGTAATAACAAATAGGATGTCTTAGAAGAATATTTACAACAAATGAGTCCTAAAAGTGTTACATACACCAGGTATGTGGCTATTTTAAATATGTGACATGGATTGACTATGACGAAGCACTAGAATCATTGTGATGTTCTTCTCCAGACGTTTCAAGCTGTGAGAGAGTTCGCAGAAGTTCGGCACGTTCACCAGCTTGCAGTCTGTGCGCGATTTCTATAACTGCATCTAATCTCACGTCTGGACAACATTCAAGGGCCTCCTTAACCCGAGTGAGAACCGCGTTCCTCCGTACGCAATTAATATTACGGCTTAGAACACTGCCTTCAGTTTCATTCTGGCTTATTAACCACTTGGCTACAGCCTCATCCTGGTCCCACAGATAAGACTCTGTAGCACCTCTGTCTTCTACGAACCAGCGTCTCAGCATAGAAACTACTGTTCCAACACCCAAGCTAGGCTGTGTTGACAAGACATCGTTTATGGCATCACACTCCAGGAGTTTACGTCTGAGTCTCCAATATAACATGCGGCGTGCTGTTTTCCATGGAATTATTTCACTAATGACACCCTTCTCCAACATTCTTTCAGGAGTATCATGAAGATCGGCAAAGTGAACAGCGACTTGGTGATACATGGGATCCAAGATCTGTTCTCTTTTCCGGATTTCGCTTTCCAGGTTAGCACGTTCTTCAGCGGAGGTTGaactcgatattttttcctGAATTGACATGGTAAGGTTGAAGATCAATATTCATGGTTGGACGTAAGCATTGAAAAATCATTGTCAGTTACATTGCTCAAGACTTGTGAAATTGCtaaacgtaaatatttttaaataccttGAAGTTACGTATGACAGGGTCAACTCTATGCATGGTtttaattatatctttgtttCTAAATTTGATTTCGACGATTCCTTCTGGTTCTAATACACCTCCACGGCTTGTTGTGTCGGCAAACATTTCCATATGCCTGGGGTTTATAGATGGATCAACAACTGCCCATGCACCACCTCTTAGTTCTCCATTTGGAGGGATGTACACTATCACTGGTCTGGTATACTCTTTTAACGCATCAACAATGTAAGCACCAAACTTAACAACTTGCTCGTACATGTCTGTTGAACAAAACGTGAATTAATGAACATACGGAAACTTTGATAATTGTTAGTAAAAAAAACCATTCTTCAATTTACCTTTCATACCACCCGAAAAACCACGCCAGTTAGCAAAGATGAAAAGAGGCAGTTCTTCTTTGCCAAAATCACGAATAGCCTGAGCAGTTTTATATGCACTGTCTGGAAACCAGACTTGACCCGCCTGTGAAACTGTCTTTGCTTCAGAGTCCAAATTTGCGGGATCTGCTGGTAAATGCAGTTCGACAGTTCGTGTTTCTACGGCTATCACACCGCAAGGGATACCTCCAAGTCTAGCACGTCCAGTTACCACAGTTTGTGCCCAAGGCCGCATAATTTCCTACAagtaattgaattgaaattgaattaagTGCACGATGACGTTAATTGTAACTGCAATGGATCATAATTCGTCGCTAACGTATTCTAATCTTACCTGCCATGaaccacgatcgaaaaatccACTTTCCCAAGCCGCAGCGTCAATGGGAGAATGTCTTCCTTCAAGCATCCACCTGGGATCATAGGGAGCCTTGGTAGGAACATATCCAATTTCTCGGTCAATTGGATCTGGATGTGGTGCAGAGAGAATAGGAAGCTGGGCTCCTTTAGATTTAGGTACATAGCTAATCCATCTGAGTACAGTGGCTATACCATCTAAATCTCTTGGTTCAGTTGCGTGTGAAACACCGTTATTGTGCATTATTTGAATTCCACCCAATTGATTATTACTAGCGTAAACCTCACGACCCAACACTGTATTCAGTGCTCTATACCCGGTTAATATAATGTGCGAGTTCTCAATTTGTATAACTCGTTGCCCAAGTCGCAATAAATAAGAACCAATACCAATTGCACGGCATGAGACAACTGATATTGTAACCACCTACAAAGCAGAAAAATTAATCCATGACATATATTATTCGtcacggaaaaattttcactaaataatatttaaaacaattttatctacaaaaatattgacaaaaatttagtCATCAACTAGGAAAGTTGggaatatcaacaagtacaAACCTCGTTATATGCTTGAGACGTTTCACCAGCAATCATACCAGCATATTTAAGATTTTCTACTCCCAGTCCATCATCTTTGCCTATAATATCAGTTATCTTGTAGCGAGGCTCACCATTGTCTTCAATTAATGATGCCTTAATTGAATTATGCGGTGCTAATCTAGCATAGTCGTCAGGAGTTACATAGATGTATTTGAAGCCTTTTTCAGGCTCGTTTTCATCCTCCCACGAAATTCTGAACAAGCCTTTCACCTAGTTCAACCAACGAATtatttggcgaaaattttacattctgATGTGTTTTCTAGGTCAGTCAATTGGTGAAATACAGCAACTAAATGCACGATAGATtctaaaatgaatgaaatctAAAGTAAAGTTCACGGACGTACCTCTTCAGCAAGACCAATTCTGGCACCAGAATTCGCCGAGAAGTAAATTCTTGGAATTCCAAGATCTCTAGCTGTTTCAGATGCTCTACAAAATACGAGATCTTCTTTTGGTCCAAACGAACCAATTTGGAAAGTCAAATCATTTGCAATAAGTATGATATCTCTTCCAGCTGGGTACTCTGGGGTGTAAAGTCTGAGTTTCCATGCGACCATGCCAACGTCGTTTTCACCAGGTAATCGCTTTTGTTCTACTAAATTTTCACCGTCCAAAACAAGTTCGACACAGTCCAATACCGGGCTCGGAATCTTGATATTTTCTGTTCAAGTATACGAAATTTTCACTCAAACACaaatgtgtataatttttgttcgtgGGCCAGAGTTTAAATTTTCTATTAGTAGTAGTTAACATTTCAACCAACCTGAGGTAGGTCTTTCCTCAATGTATTTCTCCCAGAACTTCTCAATTTGTTGACGGAACATATCCGGTAAATCATACACATAAGTAGTTCCCGAACTCTGTGCTTGGAACCGTTTAGCCTGGAGATAATCTTTGGTCAGGTAAGGTGTAGAAATAGGCAAACCATGCATTGGTCCTGGTCGCCAGTTCGCATTAACTGCCGTAGATCCATAAGACTCAAAACGGATAATACCAGTCTTGGGTTCCGTAGCCTCAGTATAAAGGTGTAGATCAATGCTATATCCACTATCATTTGCAATACAAAGACGAACGTTTGAAGTTGGTCTTCCTGGTGCTGGACGAATTGTCATTTTTATCTCAGCCTATGAGATAAATATGTGAATTAAATGTTTAAACATCGGATTATGTGGATAATTTGAATACACCAACTAATAACTTTTGTAATAAGATAACTAGATTTTAAAGTTTCAGTTAAATTTCTTTATACTTACTTGTCTAACTCGTAATTTCCACAGTCTAGGACCATATCTGAGCACCATGCTCGTAACACTTTCTTCAATTCTGCCTGGATCCATTATAACAGTTGGTGCAAAGTTCAAGAATATATGGTTGCAATCCGTGCGTTTTGCTAGGGGATGAGAAAAGGCTACTTCAAGCTCGTCCATTGCTTCCAATAGTACTCGTTCACCTTCGTTATGCAAGTAATCAAAGCTAGCCTCCTTTGTGATGAGATCTGAGTGACGTATAATGGAACGGATGAAGAAGCGATAGTCTGTAACTTGCTGGCCCTTGGCAACCTGGAgatacggtaaaaaaaattgaattttaatctATAGGACCATTATCTTCAAAGGCTTGTCCAAATTCGCTAATATTATTCCATGGGAATCAAGATTTGAGTGAAGACTAATAATGAACAAAAGATCTATGCACCTTAGCTTGTCCTAAATAGAGATGCATCTTTTGATTTGATGTAGGTAAAGCTTCAAGGTCATAAGTCCGCATTCTGTTAAGTTCCAACTGGAAGGCACAGCCTGGTTCAAGATGTCTGTAAATACGATCTTCAATAAATCCGTCACGTTGtcggaaagtgaaaaattttggaaactgCCTCTTTTTTAGGGCAGCAAATGTCACTCTTCTGATTCCACGAGTAATTAACTCCTCTTTGTTAGTCGCGCACCAGTCTCCGAACAGTCTGGACATGACTGCGTCGTCTTGATTACCATTATCTTGTACAGCAATGCTTAATATGTGAACAGGTTCCGCAGGTATTTCACCTCCCTCAGCAATACCTGTTTCACCAGTACTCAGAGAAACATTGATCGACGTACTGTGCCGAGATTCACTTCCAGCAGTTTCTACAGCCTCGAGAACTTTGGCAGAAACTGTATTTCGGGACGACAAGTCTTCTAGCAGGTCAAGTACCTCATCAGAGTACTGGCTAAACTCTTCGAGATCTTTGAAGGCAGCCATAGCTCCTGTTCTATGATTGACAAGAGTAAGATTCTGGCGATTTGGATGATTGTTCGGcaaaagaaattgaaagtgAACTAAAGGTATTTCTCCAGATAGTTCTAGGTGCTGCAGACATGCTAATTCGTAACTGATGTAAGCTCTGCGAACGTAAACTTCCAAAGCAGCATTGCAGACAGCACGGTTCGAGTGATAAAAGAAATCGTGTAGTATATCGAATATAGAAGTTTCAGAAAGTATCAGCTTCTGGAGATTCTCAGGATGAAAATCATGTCCATACATATCGACTGCAGATAAGAATATGGATTCCATCTGATTATGTCTCAGTTCGTATGCAGGTTGATGTGCTGCTATCAAGACTTGCCTAGCTCTTAGAGCCACTCTGCTGTGTTCGGTGCGATTTAAACTTGTTAATTCAGTCAGTGTACTGGCCAGCTCGTCTGTAAGCCCAGGTTCGTTAGCCCACAAGTGATCAATGAGCATAGTAACCAagacatttttcttttgtacaTGATTGTGACTGAAAATAGTAGCAGTGACCATACTCATTTCATCTTTATGCTGTTCCCTCAAAGCCGACACACACTTGTCATAATGTCCTTGTTGGAATTGGCTTTCAACTGTGTAGTACTGCCGTAGAAGTTCGTGAACCGCTGTTTTCATCCTGCCACGAATACCATTGCGATATCTTTGCACCAGTTGAACAATACCTTGAGTCGTCAAGAAGAAAACGTCTCTGTCCGTTCGTTTGGAAAGGGTGGCGGCATGTCCGTCAATTACAGACGCAATTTGCTGGCTTGGAAACTGGGCTAAAACTGAAGTGATGTTTCTTTCGTATAAGGTCATGTATTTTCTGATCTTTTTCTCTACAGATACGGGAATTCTTCCAGAGATAGTGGAGATCACTTCTTGGAGCTCTAGTAGGGGTAAGCTAGGATCGCGCAGGGAATTCATGAACTTTTCAATCAGTTCCCGGAGCCTCGGTAGATGGTAAGGATCGGGCAAACAGTATCCAGCAAGGGTATTTTCCAAAGCGCTTCTATATTTAGCGTGAAGTTGGTTGAGTTTTTCAGGAATAGCAGGCGCAATTGGTGCTGGGAATTGCCCAGTGTATTCTTGCGCTTTGCTGACTAGTGAAGGATCATCTAATTCCAAATGGGCAATCAATGTTCCTGCATCTAAGATTGCACCAGGTCGTTTAACGTAAAACAAACTACCAGCTTCTCCAGCCGTCACCGTCATAACCATCTTCATTACTTCTATTTCAGCATATGCTTGACCACGATCAATATGGCCACCATCCTCTACCAGAAAACTGATAAGTTTACCAGCTGAAGGTGATCTCAACAATGACGGATCATTATCCTTTTCAAATATACATGTCTGGTTGCCAATTACTATTCTGTACCGATCAACTTCCTCTCTCATGTAGGTCGTGAAACTTGATCCCTCCATTGAAAGTAGTAAACCTCCGTCCGAAAGTCTATGAATCTCCACTTCTTTATAGGAACCATTCATTACAAGGAAGTAGGAGTTTGGGCCTGATTTAGCTGTCTGTACTTTGTATTTGAACCCATCATTGATAAGTTCAACCTGAAAATAGTTTTGGTATTAATTTTCaggaattttatttgtatCTTTTTCATCATTAATGATTAGTAACAGATATGCAATGCAAAACTTACCTCACAAACGTTGTCCAAGTCATTGCTGGCTTGGATTTGACCCTTTTCTAAGGCTGTTTGAAAACCATTAAATGCAGCTGTGATTGTTCTATCAGCGATATGTAACGCCCCACAAGTCACGGCCAGCAAAACGTCTGGTTTATCACTTTGAACACGTTCAGCAATGAGTAAGTCAAGCCACGCGGTATCAAAGCTGTTTGACTGGAAGGATTCAGTTTCGAGAAGTGTTATGAGGTACTCTACCGTGGTTCTAAAATCACCTCTGATACTCAATTCTTTTAAAGCAACAACTAAATTTTCGCTAGCTTGATTACGGTCTTCACCCCATGAAAAACAATGACCAAATTGCGAGTCGGCAAATTCGTGCAATCCTCCAGATGCACCGACTGAAAAATATCCCCAGACGTTTTTCGACGATCTGAAATTGAGCTCTTGCACCGTTCCTGAACTTGGCTTAAATCCTGAAATGATTATAAGTTTCGTTAATGCttggaatttttaaaaaatatctataaatgaaaatttgttttaaaaaaagtatgaaataatatttgaaaaatttatggaTGTTTACAAGCATATCACCTTCATCTGGATTTTCACTTGTGATTCTGGCAGCGATGACATGACCCCAAGGTTGTGGTTTGTGCCTTGGTTGATCGAAATCAATGGGAGTATCACCCCATGGACTTTCCCCGTACAAAAGCCGAATATCCTTTATATGATGCAAAGGCAACCCCATTGCAACTT
It encodes the following:
- the LOC124304073 gene encoding acetyl-CoA carboxylase isoform X1 codes for the protein MFETRRAILSYSSDRITVGGSLIYIVSAGSVSLREVEQPLDPPRQESNGDPPEDSHEDPNHPQDRVSYPEEKVGVVQQPQEIMAESGEPVSFVVGDPDPDEELEIDDRFPGSEGNASAMQPILPGLAERRKRLRPSMSQGTVMIQAQSRQLEKDFTVATPEEFVRRFGGTQVINKVLIANNGIAAVKCMRSIRRWSYEMFKNERAIRFVVMVTPEDLKANAEYIKMADQYVPVPGGSNNNNYANVELIIDIAVRTQVQAVWAGWGHASENPKLPELLHKNNIIFIGPSERAMWALGDKIASSIVAQTADVPTLPWSGSELKAHYSGKKIKISSELFKKGCVSSVEECLAAASKIGFPIMVKASEGGGGKGIRKVDNAEELPSLFRQVQTEIPGSPIFIMKLAKCARHLEVQLLADNYGNAISLFGRDCSIQRRHQKIIEEAPAVIAKPEVFEEMEKAAVRLAKMVGYVSAGTVEYLYDTSGRYYFLELNPRLQVEHPCTEMVSDVNLPAAQLQVAMGLPLHHIKDIRLLYGESPWGDTPIDFDQPRHKPQPWGHVIAARITSENPDEGFKPSSGTVQELNFRSSKNVWGYFSVGASGGLHEFADSQFGHCFSWGEDRNQASENLVVALKELSIRGDFRTTVEYLITLLETESFQSNSFDTAWLDLLIAERVQSDKPDVLLAVTCGALHIADRTITAAFNGFQTALEKGQIQASNDLDNVCEVELINDGFKYKVQTAKSGPNSYFLVMNGSYKEVEIHRLSDGGLLLSMEGSSFTTYMREEVDRYRIVIGNQTCIFEKDNDPSLLRSPSAGKLISFLVEDGGHIDRGQAYAEIEVMKMVMTVTAGEAGSLFYVKRPGAILDAGTLIAHLELDDPSLVSKAQEYTGQFPAPIAPAIPEKLNQLHAKYRSALENTLAGYCLPDPYHLPRLRELIEKFMNSLRDPSLPLLELQEVISTISGRIPVSVEKKIRKYMTLYERNITSVLAQFPSQQIASVIDGHAATLSKRTDRDVFFLTTQGIVQLVQRYRNGIRGRMKTAVHELLRQYYTVESQFQQGHYDKCVSALREQHKDEMSMVTATIFSHNHVQKKNVLVTMLIDHLWANEPGLTDELASTLTELTSLNRTEHSRVALRARQVLIAAHQPAYELRHNQMESIFLSAVDMYGHDFHPENLQKLILSETSIFDILHDFFYHSNRAVCNAALEVYVRRAYISYELACLQHLELSGEIPLVHFQFLLPNNHPNRQNLTLVNHRTGAMAAFKDLEEFSQYSDEVLDLLEDLSSRNTVSAKVLEAVETAGSESRHSTSINVSLSTGETGIAEGGEIPAEPVHILSIAVQDNGNQDDAVMSRLFGDWCATNKEELITRGIRRVTFAALKKRQFPKFFTFRQRDGFIEDRIYRHLEPGCAFQLELNRMRTYDLEALPTSNQKMHLYLGQAKVAKGQQVTDYRFFIRSIIRHSDLITKEASFDYLHNEGERVLLEAMDELEVAFSHPLAKRTDCNHIFLNFAPTVIMDPGRIEESVTSMVLRYGPRLWKLRVRQAEIKMTIRPAPGRPTSNVRLCIANDSGYSIDLHLYTEATEPKTGIIRFESYGSTAVNANWRPGPMHGLPISTPYLTKDYLQAKRFQAQSSGTTYVYDLPDMFRQQIEKFWEKYIEERPTSENIKIPSPVLDCVELVLDGENLVEQKRLPGENDVGMVAWKLRLYTPEYPAGRDIILIANDLTFQIGSFGPKEDLVFCRASETARDLGIPRIYFSANSGARIGLAEEVKGLFRISWEDENEPEKGFKYIYVTPDDYARLAPHNSIKASLIEDNGEPRYKITDIIGKDDGLGVENLKYAGMIAGETSQAYNEVVTISVVSCRAIGIGSYLLRLGQRVIQIENSHIILTGYRALNTVLGREVYASNNQLGGIQIMHNNGVSHATEPRDLDGIATVLRWISYVPKSKGAQLPILSAPHPDPIDREIGYVPTKAPYDPRWMLEGRHSPIDAAAWESGFFDRGSWQEIMRPWAQTVVTGRARLGGIPCGVIAVETRTVELHLPADPANLDSEAKTVSQAGQVWFPDSAYKTAQAIRDFGKEELPLFIFANWRGFSGGMKDMYEQVVKFGAYIVDALKEYTRPVIVYIPPNGELRGGAWAVVDPSINPRHMEMFADTTSRGGVLEPEGIVEIKFRNKDIIKTMHRVDPVIRNFKEKISSSTSAEERANLESEIRKREQILDPMYHQVAVHFADLHDTPERMLEKGVISEIIPWKTARRMLYWRLRRKLLECDAINDVLSTQPSLGVGTVVSMLRRWFVEDRGATESYLWDQDEAVAKWLISQNETEGSVLSRNINCVRRNAVLTRVKEALECCPDVRLDAVIEIAHRLQAGERAELLRTLSQLETSGEEHHNDSSASS